ACTTCGGCGCAGGAAAACGTGATTTACAAAATTCTCGATCAAACCCCCTACGCCAATAACCAGTTCCTCGATCTGATCAGTCGGATTGATGTCAAACAGCTGGCCGCAGAGATCGAGAATGATGCCCAGGCTGGCAAAATTGCGGTTTGGATTGCCCGTTCCTATGAAAAGGCGGGGGAAAAAGCGATCGGTTTGAAACTTGAAGACTATCTGGTAACCCTGGCCGGTGCGGGGCGCTCCCAGGCGATTCGCAATTTTCTCAATGATTCCGATACCCAAGCCGACAATAAGGCGCTTTTCCGCAGCTTGAAGCCGAGCACGATTCAGGCCATTGCCAAAAAGTTGATGGAGGGAGTGGGGTATATCAGCGGAGGAGATTTGCAAAAATTGACCTATGAGCTGATCGATGCCAGCTCTTGGAAACAGTTTGCTGGGTATATGGATGCGCCTTTCCGTGAGAAATTGGAGTCCACATTGACTTCTGCTCAATTCAAAACGATTCAGCAATGGTATTGGGAAATGCCCAAGCATTTATGAGCCATGATCCTTTAAAACATTTGAGCAAGCTCTTGAGCCTTGTGCTGCGCCACAAGCCTGAAGAAATCGGGCTGACGCTGGATGCCCAGGGGTGGGCCTCGGTGGAGGAGCTTGTGAGTAAGCTGGCTGATCGGGGGCTAACCCGTGCTTTGCTGGAGAAAATCGTGCGTGAAAGTGATAAACAGCGCTTTGCCTTCAGCCCGGAGGGTCAGTATATTCGCGCCAATCAGGGCCACAGCCTGTCTGTTGACCTCGCCCTTCAACCCCAGACTCCTCCCGATTTTCTCTACCATGGCACCGCGCGCCGCCATTTGGAGTCGATTTTTGCTCAGGGGCTAAGCCCACAGGCGCGTCAGCATGTGCACCTTTCTTTCGATATTTCAACGGCGCTGGCGGTGGGGCGTCGCTATGATCAACGGCCTGTGCTGCTCAAAATTTCTGCGGCAGAAATGGCAGCAGCCGGGTATACTTTTTATTGTTCTGCCAATGGGGTCTGGCTGACAGCCTCTGTACCCCCTGCTTTTATACACGAAATGGATAGCTCTGATGCCTGAAACCCAGGTTTTGAAAATTCCTGAACTCTCACTGGTGCTCTTGATCGGTGCCTCTGGCTCAGGCAAATCGAGCTTTGGCCGCCGTCATTTCTTGCCCACTGAGGTGATTTCTTCAGATTTCTGCCGTGGGTTGGTGGCCGATAATGAAAATGATCAAAGCGCAACCGGCGATGCCTTTGATCTGGTTTATGCAATTGCCGCCAAGCGGCTGGCGGCAGGGCGTCTGACCGTGATTGATGCCACCCATGTGCAAGCCGGTTCACGTACGCGGGCGCTGCAATTGGCAAAACAGTTTCATGTTCTGCCAGTGGCGATTGTGCTGAAAATGCCCGAACGCCTTTGCCAGGATCGCAATGCCCAGCGTCCCGACCGGCAATTTGGCCCACACGTGGTCTCGCGCCAGACCCAAGACTTGCGCAGGACACTCAAACTGCTTAAACAGGAAGGTTTTCGCTCTGTTTTTACGCTCGAAAGCCCAGAGCAGGTAGAACAGGTTCAGATCGAACGGGTTCGCCTCTGGACCGATCGCCGCGATGAAGAGGGCCCCTTTGATATCATCGGGGATGTGCATGGCTGTGGCGATGAGTTGGAAGCCCTTTTGGGACTGCTGGGTTATCAGGCCGATGCCGAGGCGGCTTATCGTCACCCCGAGGGGCGAAAAGTGGTATTTTTAGGCGATTTGGTGGATCGCGGCCCCCGGATTGTGGACTGTCTGAACCTGGCCATGCGCATGACCCAAGCCGGAACCGCCTTGTGTGTGCCAGGCAACCATGAAAGCAAGTTTCTGCGCTGGCTGCGCGGCAAGAATGTGAAACCGATTCATGGTTTTCAGGAGACCCTCGATCAGGTTCAGGCCTTGCCAGAGCCAGAACAGGCCGATTTTAAACGGCGGGCGGAAAGCTTTATAGATGGGCTGATCAGCCATTTTGTACTCGATCAGGGGCGGCTGGTGGTGGCCCATGCCGGTATGCGCTCTGAGCTTCAGGGGCGGGCTTCTGGGCGGGTGCGTGAATTCGCCCTCTATGGCGAAACCACGGGTGAAACCGATGAGTTTGGCTTGCCCGTGCGCTATCCCTGGGCGTCGGAATACCGGGGAGCGGCCAAGGTGGTCTATGGGCATACCCCCGTGCCCGAGGCTGAGTGGCTGAATGGGACGATTTGTTTAGACACGGGCTGTGTCTTTGGCGGCAAGCTGACGGCTTTGCGCTATCCTGAGCAGACCTTGGTGCAGGTGCCGGCTGCGCAGGTCTACTGCGAACCTCTTCGCCCGCTGCGTGAAATTCAAACCGGTGTTTCAGCCCAGCAGTACGATGACCGACGACTTGAACTGTCTGAAATTACCGGCAAGCAAATCCTTGAAACCCGTCTCAAGCGCCAGGTGATCATTCAGGCTGAAAATGCTGCGGCGGCCTTGGAAGTGCTCAGTCGTTATTCTGTCGATCCCCGCTGGCTGATTTATCTGCCCCCGACGATGTCGCCCAGCGAAACCAGTTCGGAACCCGATTATTTAGAGCATCCCCGCGAGGCCTTGGGCTATTATCGGGCCCAGGGGCTGAAGCGGGTCATCTGTCAGGAAAAACACATGGGCTCGCGGGCCGTGGTGGTGATCTGCCGTGATCTCGAAACGGCAAAGCGACGCTTTGGTGTCAATGTTGGCACCCAGGGAACATGCTATACCCGCACCGGACGCGCTTTTTTCAGTCAGCCAGCTTTAGAAGCTGCTTTTTTGGAGCGGGTGGCCGCCACCCTGAGCCAGGGTGACTGGTGGCAACGCTTTGATTCGGATTGGTTTTGTCTGGATGCTGAACTTTTGCCCTGGTCAGCCAAGGCCCAGGAGCTGATCCGGCAGCAGTATGCCGCTCTTTCTTCAGCTGCTGGGGCTGCTTTGGGCGAAACCTTAAAGACCCTGGCGCAGGCCAAGAAGCCTGAACTGGAGACTCTGCAGGCCCGCATCCAAGAACGCGCGCTCTTGGCTGGCGCTTTTCGGGAGGCCTGGCAGCCCTATTGCTGGCCGGTACATCAGCTTGAAGATTATAAACTGGCGCCCTTTCAAATTTTGGCCAGTGAAGGTCGGGTTTACCACGACCAAACCCATCTTTGGCAGATTGAAACCCTGGCTGAATTGGCCCAGTTGGATCCGGGCCTGTTTCGAGCCACTGCCTGGAAAGAAGTGGATTTTGAAGCAGCAGGCAGCATTGAGGCTGCGCTGGATTGGTGGCTTGAGCTGACCGCAGCGGGCGGAGAGGGCATGGTTGTCAAGCCGCTTGAGGCCATTGCCCGAGGCTCCAAAGGCTATGTTCAGCCAGGGGTAAAATGTCGGGGCCGTGAGTACCTGCGCATGATTTACAGCCCGGAATATACCCGCCCAGAGCATTTAAAACGTTTGAAAAAACGGGGCTTGGCGGCCAAACGTTCCTTGGCCCTGCGCGAGTTTGCCCTGGGCATGGAAGCGCTTGAACGCTTTGTGGCGAAAGCGCCTTTGCGTGAGGTGCACCGCTGTGTGGCGGGACTTTTGGCCCTTGAGAGCGAGCCTGTGGATCCGCGCCTGTGAGCCTTGAGCGGGCTTGGCAGGCCCTGCAAGCAGGTAAGTCTGCTGAAGCCTTTGAACTCTACCAGACCGAAATTCCCCATCAACCCACACGGCCTGAACTTTGGTGGGGGCTTGCGCTCTTGGCCTGGCAAAGTGGTGAGGGCCGGCGGGCTGAGACCTTTTTTAAAAAGGCTTTGGAATGGGACCCCTCCGCCTCTTTTTTAGCCGATGCCCAGGCCTATGGGCATTTTCCCCCAGCATTTCAACAACTCCTCCTCAGTTTTATTCTGGCGATCATTGCCGCCTGGCAGGCCGGTCCCGAACGTGAACAGGCCCGTCAGTTGGCCTTGCTTTTGAATGCCTATCCCGCAACCCATGCCGAGCAGGCCTGTATTTTGGCCTCGCTTTTCCATGCCCTGGCAGAACCCCTGCTTTCAGAGTGTTGGTGTGTGCTTTCGCTGGAATTGGCTCCCAGCGCACAGACCTGGTTTGTGCGGGCCCAATTGCGCTTTTCGCAGGGAGAGCGTTCTGGGGCAGAGGCGGCCTGTCGCGAGGCCTTGGCTTTGGATTCAGGACATTGGCAGGCGCGGATGCTTTTGGGGCATCTGCTTTTAGAGTCCTATCAGCTGCAGGAGGCTTTGGCTCATTACCAGCAGGTTTTGGCCCAAAAGCCTGATTTTGCCCCGCTCTATTTTCACCTGGGGCGTATGCAGCAATCTCTTGGAAATCTGGAGCAGGCGCAGCTCTGTTACCAGCGTGCTTTGGCCTTGCAGCCTGGGCAGGCCCTTTGGCGCTTACAGGCCAAAATTTGCTACGCCCCGCTTCCCGTTTCAGAACTTCAGCTTGAGCAGAGCTTGGCTCAACTTCGCCAAGCGCTTGAGGATTTTCAGATTCCCATTCGTTTAAGTGATTGGCAAAACAGCTTGGGGCAGACCAATCTGGATACCCTCTTTGATCTGCATTATTTCAGTGAGCAGCCTTTGGCTTTGAAGCAGGCCTTTGCAAGGCATTTTCAGGCCCCTGAAGCTCCGCTTTTTCATCGCCGTTCCAGACGTTTGCGTTTGGGGGTTTTGGTCACTCCCCAGCATGAAGGGGTGTTTCTCTTTGTTTCGGGGCGTCTGCTGGCCGCCTTGGATCCTGAACAGGTCGAGGTTATTCTGCTGATTTGGCCGGCCTCTGAGGTTATTTTTGCCCAAGAACTACCCCAGTTGCAACGCTTTCACCTCAGTCCTGATTGGGCGTTTTCAGTCAAAGCCGTTCAGGCTTTGAATCTGGATGCCGTCTATTTCTGGGAGGCAGGTACCGATCCGCTCAATTATTTTATGCCCTTTTTCAGGCTGGGCAGGGTTCAATTTACCTCTTGGGGCAGTGGCGGCAGCACAGGGATTCCTGAAATGGATTATTTTCTCAGTTCCCCCGCTTTGGAAGGGCCTCAGGCTGCGCAGTGTTACAGTGAAAAATTGGTCTTGAGTCAAGCACTGCCGATTTGGTATGGCCCCGAGCAACTGCTTTCCTCCGGGAAAAGCCGCAGTGCCTTGGGCTTGCCTGAAACGGGCGTTCTTGCACTTTTTCCGCACAATCTTCTCAAACTGCATCCCCGTTTTGAACGGGTGCTGGCTGAGCTTGCGCAATTCAGCCCTGCCTTGCGTTTTGTTTTTGTGAATTCACGTAATCCGGTCTGGAATCAGCAGGTTCAGGCCCGTCTGCTCAAGCAAATTTCCGCTGAGCAATTGCTGTTTCTACCGCGCTTAGAGCCCCCTGATTTTCTGGCTTTGCTGGAACAGGGGGATTTTGCGCTCGATCCCTGGCCCTACGGGGCAGGCAAACTGGCCTTTGAGGCGATTGCCTTGGGCTTGCCCTTGCTGACCTGCCCAGGGCAAACCCTCAAATCCAGAATCCCGATGGCGATTTACCAAGTACTGGGAATCTCTGATTGCGTGGCTTTTTCTGAACTGGAGTATCTTGAAAAGGCCAAGGCGATGGTACAAGACCCAGCTTACTGTCTCGCGTTTCGCGAAACGCTCTTGCAGCGAAGAGCTGCGCTTTTTTATCAGCCCCAGGCACCCGCCGATTTTCTCAAGGCTTTACAATTCATGTGTTCTGCTTGAGCCGCTGCTTAAAATGAAAAACAGACAGGCTCCGCTTTGTTAAAATAAAGCTAATCAGGCACGAGGAGTTCAAGGTGGGAATACAGACCGGTGCGATTCTGGCAGAAAAATATCAGATAGCTGAGCGCTTGGGAGCAGGGGGGATGGCCCGAACCTTTGCGGCGACCTGCTTGGCCGACCAGTCTGCAGTGGTGGTCAAGGAGTTGGTTTTTAGTCAGTTGGAAAGCTGGAAAGCCTATGATCTGTTTCTGCGTGAAGTGCGGATTTTACAATCCCTGGATCACCCTGCCATTCCCCGTTTTTTGGAAATGCTCGAAATTACCCAGAACAATGAAACCTGTCTCTATCTGGTTCAGGCCAGGGTGCCGGGAGAATCTCTCCTGCAAAAGCTTCAGGCGGGTTGGCGTCCCGGCGAAGCTGAAGTCA
This genomic stretch from bacterium (Candidatus Blackallbacteria) CG13_big_fil_rev_8_21_14_2_50_49_14 harbors:
- a CDS encoding polynucleotide kinase-phosphatase, with the protein product MPETQVLKIPELSLVLLIGASGSGKSSFGRRHFLPTEVISSDFCRGLVADNENDQSATGDAFDLVYAIAAKRLAAGRLTVIDATHVQAGSRTRALQLAKQFHVLPVAIVLKMPERLCQDRNAQRPDRQFGPHVVSRQTQDLRRTLKLLKQEGFRSVFTLESPEQVEQVQIERVRLWTDRRDEEGPFDIIGDVHGCGDELEALLGLLGYQADAEAAYRHPEGRKVVFLGDLVDRGPRIVDCLNLAMRMTQAGTALCVPGNHESKFLRWLRGKNVKPIHGFQETLDQVQALPEPEQADFKRRAESFIDGLISHFVLDQGRLVVAHAGMRSELQGRASGRVREFALYGETTGETDEFGLPVRYPWASEYRGAAKVVYGHTPVPEAEWLNGTICLDTGCVFGGKLTALRYPEQTLVQVPAAQVYCEPLRPLREIQTGVSAQQYDDRRLELSEITGKQILETRLKRQVIIQAENAAAALEVLSRYSVDPRWLIYLPPTMSPSETSSEPDYLEHPREALGYYRAQGLKRVICQEKHMGSRAVVVICRDLETAKRRFGVNVGTQGTCYTRTGRAFFSQPALEAAFLERVAATLSQGDWWQRFDSDWFCLDAELLPWSAKAQELIRQQYAALSSAAGAALGETLKTLAQAKKPELETLQARIQERALLAGAFREAWQPYCWPVHQLEDYKLAPFQILASEGRVYHDQTHLWQIETLAELAQLDPGLFRATAWKEVDFEAAGSIEAALDWWLELTAAGGEGMVVKPLEAIARGSKGYVQPGVKCRGREYLRMIYSPEYTRPEHLKRLKKRGLAAKRSLALREFALGMEALERFVAKAPLREVHRCVAGLLALESEPVDPRL
- a CDS encoding RNA 2'-phosphotransferase — its product is MSHDPLKHLSKLLSLVLRHKPEEIGLTLDAQGWASVEELVSKLADRGLTRALLEKIVRESDKQRFAFSPEGQYIRANQGHSLSVDLALQPQTPPDFLYHGTARRHLESIFAQGLSPQARQHVHLSFDISTALAVGRRYDQRPVLLKISAAEMAAAGYTFYCSANGVWLTASVPPAFIHEMDSSDA